A genome region from Jeongeupia sp. HS-3 includes the following:
- a CDS encoding pseudouridine synthase, which translates to MARLILLNKPYGVICQFSPSPPHQSLADYLDVPDVYPAGRLDTDSEGLLLLTDSGALQARIADPKHKLPKTYWVQVDGAPGDADLEPLRCGVDLGDFVTKPAQVRVIAEPPGLWPRTPPVRFRAAIPTSWVEIIIAEGKNRQVRRMTAKVGFPTLRLIRAAIGEYTLAGLAPGQWHELRVAAPKPPAPVAAPGRPKQRGRRGPNKVR; encoded by the coding sequence ATGGCTCGTTTAATTCTGCTTAATAAACCCTATGGCGTGATCTGTCAGTTCTCGCCCAGCCCACCGCACCAGTCGCTGGCCGACTATCTGGACGTGCCGGATGTCTACCCGGCGGGCCGGCTCGATACCGATTCGGAAGGACTGCTGCTGCTGACCGATTCGGGTGCCTTGCAGGCGCGGATTGCCGATCCCAAACACAAGTTGCCCAAAACCTACTGGGTGCAAGTCGATGGTGCGCCGGGCGATGCGGATCTGGAGCCGCTGCGCTGCGGCGTTGATCTGGGCGACTTCGTGACCAAGCCGGCGCAGGTGCGCGTGATCGCCGAGCCGCCCGGTCTGTGGCCGCGGACGCCGCCGGTGCGGTTCCGCGCGGCGATTCCGACTTCGTGGGTGGAAATCATCATTGCCGAGGGTAAAAACCGGCAGGTGCGGCGAATGACCGCCAAGGTTGGCTTTCCGACCTTGCGGCTGATTCGTGCCGCGATTGGCGAGTACACCCTGGCCGGGCTGGCACCAGGGCAATGGCACGAGTTGCGCGTTGCGGCACCTAAACCGCCGGCACCGGTGGCCGCGCCGGGACGGCCGAAGCAGCGCGGCCGGCGTGGCCCTAACAAGGTGCGCTAA